Genomic DNA from Manihot esculenta cultivar AM560-2 chromosome 15, M.esculenta_v8, whole genome shotgun sequence:
TTGGTAGATCTCACTGAACCAGAGAATCCATGAAGAGGAACAGCATGAGCAATAGCTTGAAAGACCATACTATTGGCAGCAGAACCAGTAGCAGCAGCAACAACATACAGAGTAATAACAAGCTTAAATGTTCATGGAACTATAACAGCCAGAGCTGTGGAGAAGATTATCTTAGTGGTTTTTCATGGCCTCCGAGATCTTACACCTGTAGCTTCTGCAAAAGGGAATTCAGATCTGCTCAGGCTCTTGGTGGCCACATGAATGTTCATAGGAGAGACAGAGCCAGGTTGAGACAGTCACCGCCGAGGGATGGTCCTATTCTCAACCTTAACGTtaaccctaaccctaaccctAGTAAATCCCCTCCATTCACTTGTACATTACCTTCCTCGGCTGCTGCTACTCCCCCTCGTGGTCTTTCTGTATTATCGTCGCCATCTTTTGCTTCTTCTAGCGAAACCAAGAAATGGGCTATGGATGATAGTTTATCCCATGACCATTTAAGCCCCAAAAGCTCGGATTTAACAAAACCCCGAAATGCTTTCTTATCTGATGGTTTCACACGAGAAGGGGGGTGCAAGTTCTTGAAGAAAGCAGAGATTTTGAGGTTAGATTTGGAGATTGGTCTTAGTGGATCCAAAGAGGATTTGGACTTAGAACTTCGATTGGGATACTCTTAAACGAAGTTTAATATGCAGATTTTTCAGCACCACCAGTAACACGTATGTACGTATTCCTAAAGATCGAAGCCTTTTTTTGAGCTGTTGCACCAAATTCCTGATCGTTATAAGCGGCATTAACgtttagaaattaattatttataaaaaaaaacgtTTAGAAATCAAATTAACGTTGAAAACTATGAACTGCTTTTCAGATTTGGAACTAAGAAGGTGTTCTTTAATTATCTAATCTACCTTGAACTACATTTAGCATGTAATGTTAATCCACTTTCCTTTGCTCAGTGTTATATCATGTACATTTGTCTAGATTTTTCATCGAGGGAAAGAACgcctttttttttgttctttttttcttcatcaTGCTAGTTAAGTTCTTGGTAGGTTTACTGTGACTTAacaacttaaaaattaaaaacacttcttggcttaaattttaaaacaaatgGAAAATGTAATCTCTTTTTGGCAACCAAGATCGTTTCGTTTATTGCTAAGAGGTTAACGaacatgaataataaaataatataacaagGTCTTCGTGTTCTAGGCCTAGCTAGCAGCCTAAATATAAGAGCGTGATTAGCTTTCAACTTGCTGGTTAGTTACCAACATAGATA
This window encodes:
- the LOC110601034 gene encoding transcriptional regulator SUPERMAN; amino-acid sequence: MKRNSMSNSLKDHTIGSRTSSSSNNIQSNNKLKCSWNYNSQSCGEDYLSGFSWPPRSYTCSFCKREFRSAQALGGHMNVHRRDRARLRQSPPRDGPILNLNVNPNPNPSKSPPFTCTLPSSAAATPPRGLSVLSSPSFASSSETKKWAMDDSLSHDHLSPKSSDLTKPRNAFLSDGFTREGGCKFLKKAEILRLDLEIGLSGSKEDLDLELRLGYS